Proteins from one Primulina huaijiensis isolate GDHJ02 chromosome 18, ASM1229523v2, whole genome shotgun sequence genomic window:
- the LOC140964604 gene encoding egg cell-secreted protein 1.1-like, with protein MASNSNLLLVILVLCFSASSTTASARNLSPKTSLSTRLMLVEDGSSPCWDSLLELHSCSGEVVLFFLNGETHLGPSCCNAIRIIQRQCWPSMLGSLGISTEESDILRGYCDATAAKGPPPPSSGSAATSHV; from the coding sequence ATGGCTTCCAATTCAAATCTCCTCCTTGTAATTCTCGTTTTATGTTTCTCCGCATCATCTACAACCGCCTCTGCTCGTAATCTTAGCCCGAAAACTTCCCTTTCGACCCGCCTAATGTTAGTCGAAGACGGGTCGTCCCCTTGCTGGGATTCGTTGCTAGAGCTGCATTCTTGCAGCGGCGAAGTTGTGTTGTTCTTTCTCAACGGAGAGACGCATCTTGGACCAAGCTGCTGCAATGCTATAAGAATCATTCAGCGCCAGTGTTGGCCTTCCATGCTGGGCTCGCTCGGGATCAGTACGGAGGAAAGTGATATCTTGCGTGGTTACTGCGATGCTACTGCTGCCAAAGGCCCGCCGCCCCCGAGTTCTGGAAGTGCTGCCACCTCCCACGTATAG